ttaaacatcttacaaaatatataacttgaatttagtcatttttgtccataaatcattcccaaacttgccacttttattgattaaaaaaaaacaatttgaccagactccttttctagaaaactccctgaacatgcacttaaaaacaatatcacttctgttacttataatcctatttataatgcttttcatttttcccaattttatggtttatcgcgctattttccccaatttcacggtttatcgcgctaattttcccaattcaaaaggcacaggctgtaacaaattaaagcaaaaaaaatcacagaTAAGGTCAAGACTGATTAACTaacttacaaatgtatgtttTCAGCATCGATTCTACCCTGGAAGTCAAAAGTGGTCAGTTCTTGGGTCGACTTGTTAATCATGGCAAAGGCAAAGAACAAAActgcaaaatgaaatgcatagAGGTCAATAAAAAACCatacctatgcttatttgctcaaagagacattcagacaggagaggagcttctttatgactatggtgtgtctgatctaccatggaaggttagttatatcatatacatcatatttaataaatagatgatgccattatcatgaagaagcacacatgaatggatgtcaaactactaacataacttttgtcattaaacagcttatggcttttcgctaacataattgtatcctcaaaaacagctgttaaccctttgcatgctgggaaatgtgtctcctgccttaattcatctgctgaatttcaaaaactagcattttcttagagtttttttcatagaatattattagaatagcaaacagtttggatcctgatgagacgccacattcttattttttccctgtaacaaaaaggaaagagcatttatacatttgtatttggtatctaCATGTAGCGTCTCTAACTGGTCCACtatcaggattgtttaaataatgccccttTGGTTGAAATTTGCTCCTTCCTTGGAGATCACATCTATTACAAAAATTTATGAGCTATCAGATTCATCTTATGTTCCAAGTTAATCAACcccacaaatcaataagagttcAGCAATCTTTATCATAGCTGTTGACATCAAGTGAGCAATATTGGGcggcttttttatgtcccccactatagtagtgggggacatgtttttgccctgtcttttggtctgttggttggttggttggtttgcgccaacttgaacattttgcaataacttttgctatattgaagatagcaacttcatatttggcatgcatgtgtatctcatgaagctgcacattttgagtggtgaaaggtcaaggtcagaggtcaaatatatgtggccaaaatcactcattttatgaatacttttgcaatattgaagatagcaacttgatatttggcatgcatgtgtatctcatggagctgcacattttgagtggtggaaggtcacggtaatccttcaagggcaaatatatgggtcaaaattgctcatgtaatgtcacttctgcaatattgaagctagaaattttatatttgaaatgtgtgtgtatctcaaggagctgcacattttgagtggtgaagggtcaaggtcatcctttaaggtcaaacgtcatatagggggacattgtgtttcacaaacacatcttgttggaccttttgtttagtcttgtgttatctggtaccttttataaaatcaatattaagttacttttgcaataatttgtaggaaaagaaagccaatggtatgtttagtttACAGTTTTGAAtggatgtaatgatactttgaatggtaatattgggaagtaagtaggtaaatattcttgtttagattgtctaattattgagtaagccaatcttgtgaaatacaatttagcagaacgttcaaagaaaattagtttttatggccaactttgcatcatggttgtcagtttttttcaaggctgataaatagttatgataatttcaatactgtcaaaagtatgcaaatgatagttggcacacatattcatgtacatctcttataaaaaaaaaacaacataacttaaagcgggtatattcgatttttaaatgcgtttaattgtaatatattgaaacaaatatgatacatttaagacgaatttcataaaatgcagcaaatgcaaacttgcgcaccaagctgattgtgacgaagataattcgtacatattttcctacaataaccgatgcattcgtcttttaagtaagtgtttgtgtgtggtatgaatcaatatcgctgcaggaatttaaaatgaaccgttaaactaaatttagattcacatcgtcacatcatacatgcatgatatacatgctggcgaattcggctgtacaggctttttcgatttcagttttaaatattctgcttatttcgcattttccgacaaatgttcttctttacttgtattttagtttatattgaaatatatgtataataagttttttgcacattttatattaattaataaatatttgacaagatcgtatatacccgctttaaatggtctgccacctagggcgaacatgtatatgatacttgaattatccagtgaatggcaaaatcaaattcaaaggtatcattacagcctgcttgttaagatttaattttcatgttagtttgcatcttttcatttttagctcatctattttttgaaaaaaaattatgagctattgtcatcaccttggcgtaggcgtccgattaagttttgcatttacaggggtttttctgcctattttgggaaaaggagtctgaccaaattgggaattttttatcgacacaattggccattttgtgaaattttgctttgatgaaacagctcatttgggaaaaaatagtgaataatatcaatatatcatgcttaaataattcagaagtttaacaaataaatttgtttttatttgttattttgtcttctttatataaacagatgcaatattgggcatgttcaacgtttattcaagtactgcattttgtttattagttacagttacactctgagataagaactgaacagtcaaaaccttatagcagatattttttaccaaaacaaacactggttagtcacacaagttataagacacttcattctttaaagaaaaaaaataaatttttatttggaagttgggattttttttttatattttggtttgggatcgggtccgtttgctttgggagtgcctccgttttccggaggcgcagacagtgctgaaaacccactgatttaggtccacttttctcattaagtatcaatgcttttgcattcaaacttggtacacttactcactatcatgaggggactgggcaggcaaagttagataactctggcgtgcattttgacagaattatgtgccctttttatacttagaaaattgaaaatttggttaagttttgtgttttgtccacgttattccgtaagtatcaaagctattgctttcatacttgcaacacttattaactatcataaggggactgtgcaggcaaagtcatgcaactctgactggcattctgacggaattatgggccctttatgcttagaaaattgaagatttggttaagttatgtgaattttgtgtttagatccattttacttctaaagtatcaaggttattgattctaaacttcaaatactttcatgctatcatgagggtactgtacctggcaagttgaattttaccttgacctttgaatgaccttgactctcaaggtcaaattatttaattttgctaaaattgccataacttctttatttatgattagatttgactgataatttgacaaaacaactcttaactgacataccacaatagactccccccccccaccttataaatgaccaccacacccttacactatacccccctccccccccaccaccacccagcccattttatttgttatgttcccattcactatagtgggggacatatggattttcccctgttggtctgtttgtgccaactttaacattttgcaatcacttttgctatattgaagatagctacttcatatttggcatgtatgtgtttttcatggagctgcacattttgagtggtactttctgataatgggttaaaatgaaagtgaatatctgttaacagttgcacTGCATAAGCACGAAATAAATTGCCTggattaattcatttatttttcttacacatactgctctgatagttataaacatgacttgcgagtttttcacacctttattgacattacacaacagattagcaccaatgagctgtcgaaagtcgtttaacctctatgccattaaaatctgttatatggacgaataaagcaattaagctgtgatcttcgccatcttgtaccagattgcagaatttccaatttcagatttccagtttgcgaagtcatttttgccaattcccaatgggcagaatatttatttattaggttgtttacaatgtatccttgtttgaagctttattattgcaatatttctgcctaaatacatgtaataagaattgttgggcctcttacaagtaataaacattgtagggtcccatataagaaataaacatgtttacactaattttcgggtctcgtataagtaatattgttgggtcccatataagtcccatataagaagtattgtaagaaatattgtcaggtaccatataagaaatattgtttggtCCTGtattagaagtattgttgggtcccatatacgaaacattgttgggtcccatgtataataagcattgtaagaaatattgtcaggtaccatataagaaatattgttgggtcctataagaagtattgctgggtcccattttagaaacgggttttttaccttctatgacagacgccgaactaggctgtttgtttcccctttctggtaaaaaaaaatccacctaaaaaaataaatatatatttatttttagctccatctggccagcggggcttatgtcatggtcctgtgtccgtcgtgcgtccgtgtgtgcgttaactttttctttaaacatcttcttctaaagtattggtccaattctgatgaaatttctcaggaatgttccttgggtgaacctctttcaaatttgttcaaattattcccctggggtcaaatttgacccgcccccgggatcacaaaattgaaaatttgcttatataacccCTAttttgttgtccataaccattgggcctagggttatcaaattgggtatgtagagacatctcatagtcctctaccaaatttcttcaaattatgccccaagggtcaaatttgaccctgcgccgggggtcacaaaattgaacaaatgcttatttaaagtctattttgtgcaaattttacaaatcttcttgtccataaccatagggccttggtctaccaaatttggtatgtagtgacatgtaatagttctctacttactttgttcaaattatgctactggggtcaaatttgacccttccccgggtcAAAGGCCAGCGGGTCTTATGTCAtggtccgtcgtgtgtgcgtccgtgcgtgcttgccttaattttttctttaaacatcttctcctaaactactggtccatttctgatgaaatttctcaggaatgttcatgtggtgaacctctttcaaatttgttcaaattatgcccctggggtcaaatttgctCGGAATCAGCTCGATTTGTCACGCTGCATAGATCGCAGTGAAGAGAGATGTatgcaaaaatcacgggtcgcgtagagtatacacatgcattatggaggtgtattataaaaacattcaataaCTTAGTCATTTTTGACAGAATGCCCTAAATAGGTGTGGTTCTAACTCTGATCATCTACCCGAAAATAAGACAAGACCCTActtataactatatatatttcaaaaatgaTACACTTAAGGATAAAAATGTGGAGACCcaacattaaacaaaatgtatatatatatatatatatatacttaacaGCAAAACTGCTGTTTTCCTACCCAATATACTTTTTCTGTAGATATCAGAAAGACCCATCAATGGATAATAATGACGAGACCCAACTGTtgactatatatgtatatacataacagcaaaactGCTGTTGTCCTATCCAATATACTTTTTATGTAGATTTCAATGGATAATTAGACACAACTGttgactatatacatgtatttatatttaaaatactttgaATAAATTTGATGCTATTTGATTAGTTAATGAGGTGGATATACAGATTCGTATATCCCTCATACATCGTCTCCCCTCAGGTAGCCCTGCAAAATATGTCATATACTACCTGAGCAGGGTTGAGGCTGATTGGTTGGAAATACTATGACTTCCTTATATGGCATGTACCATATTGATTTTTATGTAAATagtaaatagtaaaatgattttcggatgattactcaagaacccatatgcctaggatcatgaaacttcataggtagattgatcatgactcgcagatgacccctattgattttgaggtcacaaggtcaaggtcacagtgacccgaaatagtcaaatgattttcgaatgataactcaagaacgcttttgcctaggatcatgacacttcataggtacattgatcgtgacttgcagatgacccctattgattttcaggtcactaggtcaaaggtcaaggtcacagtgacaaaagtcgtattcacacaatggctgccagtacaacggacagcccatatgtggggcatgcatgttttacaaacagcccttgtttctatagatttcagcaagacccaccaatggataatagacatacaagaccccactgttgacattatatgcttacaggcattgaggcaactatacaggagtcagagcctctcatgatacaacaggccagtgttaactgtgctgatcaaatgcaatctacaggtttcactttggttctttcagagtccatgtcaactgctgacagtgaagagccaggcagtctgacccatgataggagggagccaagtgaagagccagccagtctgacccatgataggagggagccaagtgaagagccagccagtctgacccatggtatttctattatcatataataaaggcccacctattgatgataaagacatgacccaactgaagactatatattctagtacaattttctgttgtccaagccaatatatatttatgccacccttcgaagaagagggggtatattgctttgctcatgtcgatcggtccgtccgtccaccaggtggttgtcatacgataactcaagaacgcttgggcctaggatcatgaaacatcataggtacattgatcatgacttgcagatgacccctattgatttttaggtcactaggtcaaggtcacggtgatcgaaattgtaaaatggtttccggattataactcaagaacgcatacgcctaggatcataaaacttcatgggtagattgatcatgactcgcagatgaaccctatagattttgaggtcacatggtcaaaggtcaaggtcacagtgacccgaaatagtcaaatgattttcgaatgataactcaagaacgcttttgcctaggatcatgacacttcataggtacattgatcgtgacttgcagatgacccctattgattttcaggtcactaggtcaaaggtcaaggtcacagtgacaaaagtcgtattcacacaatggctgccagtacaacggacagcccatatgtggggcatgcatgttttacaaacagcccttgtttctatagatttcagcaagacccaccaatggataatagacatacaagaccccactgttgacattatatgcttacaggcattgaggcaactatacaggagtcagagcctctcatgatacaacaggccagtgttaactgtgctgatcaaatgcaatctacaggtttcactttggttctttcagagtccatgtcaactgctgacagtgaagagccaggcagtctgacccatgataggagggagccaagtgaagagccagccagtctgagccatgataggaggaagccaagtgaagagccagccagtctgacccatggtatttctgttatcatagaataaaggcccacctattgatgataaagacatgacccaactgtagactatatattctagtacaattttctgttgtccaagccaatatatattttctatagatttcagcaagacccaccaatggataatagacatacaagaccccactgttgacattatatgcttacaggcattgaggcaactatacaggagtcagagcctctcatgatacaacaggccagtgttaactgtgctgatcaaatgcaatctacaggtttcactttggttctttcagagtccatgtcaactgctgacagtgaagagccaggcagtctgacccatgataggagggagccaagtgaagagccagccagtctgacccatgatagaagggagccaagtgaagagccagccagtctgacccatggtatttctattatcatataataaaggcccacctattgatgataaagacatgacccaactgtagactatatattctagtacaattttctgttgtccaagccaatatatatttatgccacccttcgaagaagagggggtatattgctttgctcatgtcgatcggtccgtccgtccaccaggtggttgtcatacgataactcaagaacgcttgggcctaggatcatgaaacatcataggtacattgatcatgacttgcagatgacccctattgattttgaggtcactaggtcaaggtcacggtgatcgaaattgtaaaatggtttccggattataactcaagaaaaggtcaaggtcacagtgacccgaaatagtcaaatgattttcgaatgataactcaagaacgcttttgcctaggatcatgacacttcataggtacattgatcgtgacttgcagatgacccctattgattttcaggtcactaggtcaaaggtcaaggtcacagtgacaaaagtcgtattcacacaatggctgccagtacaacggacagcccatatgtggggcatgcatgttttacaaacagcccttgtttctatagatttcagcaagacccaccaatggataatagacatacaagaccccactgttgacattatatgcttacaggcattgaggcaactatacaggagtcagagcctctcatgatacaacaggccagtgttaactgtgctgatcaaatgcaatctacaggtttcactttggttctttcagagtccatgtcaactgctgacagtgaagagccaggcagtctgacccatgataggagggagccaagtgaagagccagccagtctgacccatgataggagggagccaagtgaagagccagccagtctgacccatggtatttctattatcatataataaaggcccacctattgatgataaagacatgacccaactgaagactatatattctagtacaattttctgttgtccaagccaatatatatttatgccacccttcgaagaagagggggtatattgctttgctcatgtcgatcggtccgtccgtccaccaggtggttgtcatacgataactcaagaacgcttgggcctaggatcatgaaacatcataggtacattgatcatgacttgcagatgacccctattgattttgaggtcactaggtcaaggtcacggtgatcgaaattgtaaaatggtttccggattataactcaagaacgcatacgcctaggatcatgaaacttcatgggtagattgatcatgactcgcagatgaaccctatagattttgaggtcacatggtcaaaggtcaaggtcacagtgacccgaaatagtcaaatgattttcgaatgataactcaagaacgcttttgcctaggatcatgacacttcataggtacattgatcgtgacttgcagatgacccctattgattttcaggtcactagtacaaaggtcaaggtcacagtgacaaaagtcgtattcacacaatggctgccagtacaacggacagcccatatgtggggcatgcatgttttacaaacagcccttgtttctatagatttcagcaagacccaccaatggataatagacatacaagaccccactgttgacattatgtgcttacaggcattgaggcaactatacaggagtcagagcctctcatgatacaacaggccagtgttaactgtgctgatcaaatgcaatctacaggtttcactttggttctttcagagtccatgtcaactgctgacagtgaagagccaggcagtctgacccatgataggagggagccaagtgaagagccagccagtctgagccatgataggaggaagccaagtgaagagccagccagtctgacccatggtatttctgttatcatagaataaaggcccacctattgatgataaagacatgacccaactgtagactatatattctagtacaattttctgttgtccaagccaatatatattttctatagatttcagcaagacccaccaatggataatagacatacaagaccccactgttgacattatatgcttacaggcattgaggcaactatacaggagtcagagcctctcatgatacaacaggccagtgttaactgtgctgatcaaatgcaatctacaggtttcactttggttctttcagagtccatgtcaactgctgacagtgaagagccaggcagtctgacccatgataggagggagccaagtgaagagccagccagtctgacccatgatagaagggagccaagtgaagagccagccagtctgacccatggtatttctattatcatataataaaggcccacctattgatgataaagacatgacccaactgtagactatatattctagtacaattttctgttgtccaagccaatatatatttatgccacccttcgaagaagagggggtatattgctttgctcatgtcgatcggtccgtccgtccaccaggtggttgtcatacgataactcaagaacgcttgggcctaggatcatgaaacatcataggtacattgatcatgacttgcagatgacccctattgattttgaggtcactaggtcaaggtcacggtgatcgaaattgtaaaatggtttccggattataactcaagaaaaggtcaaggtcacagtgacccgaaatagtcaaatgattttcgaatgataactcaagaacgcttttgcctaggatcatgacacttcataggtacattgatcgtgacttgcagatgacccctactgattttcaggtcactaggtcaaaggtcaaggtcacagtgacaaaagtcgtattcacacaatggctgccagtacaacggacagcccatatgtggggcatgcatgttttacaaacagcccttgtttctatagatttcagcaagacccaccaatggataatagacatacaagaccccactgttgacattatatgcttacaggcattgaggcaactatacaggagtcagagcctctcatgatacaacaggccagtgttaactgtgctgatcaaatgcaatctacaggtttcactttggttctttcagagtccatgtcaactgctgacagtgaagagccaggcagtctgacccatgataggagggagccaagtgaagagccagccagtctgacccatgataggagggagccaagtgaagagccagccagtctgacccatggtatttctattatcatataataaaggcccacctattgatgataaagacatgacccaactgaagactatatattctagtacaattttctgttgtccaagccaatatatatttatgccacccttcgaagaagagggggtatattgctttgctcatgtcgatcggtccgtccgtccaccaggtggttgtcatacgataactcaagaacgcttgggcctaggatcatgaaacatcataggtacattgatcatgacttgcagatgacccctattgattttgaggtcactaggtcaaggtcacggtgatcgaaattgtaaaatggtttccggattataactcaagaacgcatacgcctaggatcatgaaacttcatgggtagattgatcatgactcgcagatgaaccctatagattttgaggtcacatggtcaaaggtcaaggtcacagtgacccgaaatagtcaaatgattttcgaatgataactcaagaacgcttttgcctaggatcatgacacttcataggtacattgatcgtgacttgcagatgacccctattgattttcaggtcactagtacaaaggtcaaggtcacagtgacaaaagtcgtattcacacaatggctgccagtacaacggacagcccatatgtggggcatgcatgttttacaaacagcccttgtttctatagatttcagcaagacccaccaatggataatagacatacaagaccccactgttgacattatgtgcttacaggcattgaggcaactatacaggagtcagagcctctcatgatacaacaggccagtgttaactgtgctgatcaaatgcaatctacaggtttcactttggttctttcagagtccatgtcaactgctgacagtgaagagccaggcagtctgacccatgataggagggagccaagtgaagagccagccagtctgagccatgataggaggaagccaagtgaagagccagccagtctgacccatggtatttctgttatcatagaataaaggcccacctattgatgataaagacatgacccaactgtagactatatattctagtacaattttctgttgtccaagccaatatatattttctatagatttcagcaagacccaccaatggataatagacatacaagaccccactgttgacattatatgcttacaggcattgaggcaactatacaggagtcagagcctctcatgatacaacaggccagtgttaactgtgctgatcaaatgcaatctacaggtttcactttggttctttcagagtccatgtccactgctgacagtgaagagccaggcagtctgacccatgataggagggagccaagtgaagagccagccagtctgacccatgatagaagggagccaagtgaagagccagccagtctgacccatggtatttctattatcatataataaaggcccacctattgatgataaagacatgacccaactgtagactatatattctagtacaattttctgttgtccaagccaatatatatttatgccacccttcgaagaagagggggtatattgctttgctcatgtcgatcggtccgtccgtccaccaggtggttgtcatacgataactcaagaacgcttgggcctaggatcatgaaacatcataggtacattgatcatgacttgcagatgacccctattgattttgaggtcactaggtcaaggtcacggtgatcgaaattgtaaaatggtttccggattataactcaag
This is a stretch of genomic DNA from Dreissena polymorpha isolate Duluth1 chromosome 7, UMN_Dpol_1.0, whole genome shotgun sequence. It encodes these proteins:
- the LOC127837051 gene encoding cell surface glycoprotein 1-like isoform X13, which encodes MEESMSTADSEEPGSLTHDRREPSEEPASLTHDRREPSEEPASLTHESMSTADSEEPGSLTHDRREPSEEPASLSHDRRKPSEEPASLTHESMSTADSEEPGSLTHDRREPSEEPASLTHDRREPSEEPASLTHESMSTADSEEPGSLTHDRREPSEEPASLTHDRREPSEEPASLTHESMSTADSEEPGSLTHDRREPSEEPASLSHDRRKPSEEPASLTHESMSTADSEEPGSLTHDRREPSEEPASLTHDRREPSEEPASLTHESMSTADSEEPGSLTHDRREPSEEPASLTHDRREPSEEPASLTHESMSTADSEEPGSLTHDRREPSEEPASLSHDRRKPSEEPASLTHESMSTADSEEPGSLTHDRREPSEEPASLTHDRREPSEEPASLTHESMSTADSEEPGSLTHDRREPSEEPASLTHDRREPSEEPASLTHESMSTADSEEPGSVTHDRREPSEEPASLSHDRREPNPQESMSTADSEEPGSLTHDRREPSEEPASLTHDRREPSEEPASLTHESMSTADSEEPGSLTHDRREPSEEPASLTHDRREPSEEPASLTHESMSTAASEGPASLTHDEMRQPNPQGTGTRKGMKRKWASEENICFMNFFRDELREKKMPSGSKIMGSLKILTGRTVAQIRARVHNIIMEKQKWKKNC
- the LOC127837051 gene encoding cell surface glycoprotein 1-like isoform X2, translating into MEESMSTADSEEPGSLTHDRREPSEEPASLTHDRREPSEEPASLTHESMSTADSEEPGSLTHDRREPSEEPASLSHDRRKPSEEPASLTHESMSTADSEEPGSLTHDRREPSEEPASLTHDRREPSEEPASLTHESMSTADSEEPGSLTHDRREPSEEPASLTHDRREPSEEPASLTHESMSTADSEEPGSLTHDRREPSEEPASLSHDRRKPSEEPASLTHESMSTADSEEPGSLTHDRREPSEEPASLTHDRREPSEEPASLTHESMSTADSEEPGSLTHDRREPSEEPASLTHDRREPSEEPASLTHESMSTADSEEPGSLTHDRREPSEEPASLSHDRRKPSEEPASLTHESMSTADSEEPGSLTHDRREPSEEPASLTHDRREPSEEPASLTHESMSTADSEEPGSLTHDRREPSEEPASLTHDRREPSEEPASLTHESMSTADSEEPGSLTHDRREPSEEPASLSHDRRKPSEEPASLTHESMSTADSEEPGSLTHDRREPSEEPASLTHDRREPSEEPASLTHESMSTADSEEPGSLTHDRREPSEEPASLTHDRREPSEEPASLTHESMSTAASEGPASLTHDEMRQPNPQGTGTRKGMKRKWASEENICFMNFFRDELREKKMPSGSKIMGSLKILTGRTVAQIRARVHNIIMEKQKWKKNC
- the LOC127837051 gene encoding cell surface glycoprotein 1-like isoform X9, with translation MEESMSTADSEEPGSLTHDRREPSEEPASLTHDRREPSEEPASLTHESMSTADSEEPGSLTHDRREPSEEPASLSHDRRKPSEEPASLTHESMSTADSEEPGSLTHDRREPSEEPASLTHDRREPSEEPASLTHESMSTADSEEPGSLTHDRREPSEEPASLSHDRRKPSEEPASLTHESMSTADSEEPGSLTHDRREPSEEPASLTHDRREPSEEPASLTHESMSTADSEEPGSLTHDRREPSEEPASLTHDRREPSEEPASLTHESMSTADSEEPGSLTHDRREPSEEPASLSHDRRKPSEEPASLTHESMSTADSEEPGSLTHDRREPSEEPASLTHDRREPSEEPASLTHESMSTADSEEPGSLTHDRREPSEEPASLTHDRREPSEEPASLTHESMSTADSEEPGSVTHDRREPSEEPASLSHDRREPNPQESMSTADSEEPGSLTHDRREPSEEPASLSHDRRKPSEEPASLTHESMSTADSEEPGSLTHDRREPSEEPASLTHDRREPSEEPASLTHESMSTADSEEPGSLTHDRREPSEEPASLTHDRREPSEEPASLTHESMSTAASEGPASLTHDEMRQPNPQGTGTRKGMKRKWASEENICFMNFFRDELREKKMPSGSKIMGSLKILTGRTVAQIRARVHNIIMEKQKWKKNC